Proteins encoded by one window of Actinocorallia herbida:
- a CDS encoding extracellular solute-binding protein translates to MSVLRASAAGAALALALTGCSSDDPRPRGTATPAASLAAVEGALTLVVPSGYAEQGGTDPAADWVTPFEEATGCDVTVRTVGTAREVRDKIAVGGYDGGLVPAEVAGELIAANGAAPLNTGLVPALGAIAPELRALVTEKPAEDDDEDDGKKRKDVVYGVPNAWGADLLLYDPRVAAPTSWGEVFAPQEAHRGAVLWRDTPTTLGLAALYLKERRPKLKIGDPFSLTRPQLDAVAEVLAAERGHVKTVWRDGSQPVEALATGGAALEMADAHTLDVLLKGGLPVAEAAPREGRTGWANAWMMSATARHPGCMYRWMDWATSPAIQRAMAEWKGVAPANPEACATLRPGFCTAYHVGDRPYLNTVTFAHSTTPASCEDCADWNTWTRTWSTLTAQP, encoded by the coding sequence ATGAGTGTTCTTCGGGCTTCCGCCGCGGGGGCGGCCCTGGCGCTCGCCCTCACGGGGTGCAGCAGCGACGACCCCCGGCCCCGCGGCACCGCCACCCCTGCGGCCTCCCTCGCCGCGGTGGAGGGCGCGCTCACCCTCGTCGTGCCCTCCGGCTATGCCGAGCAGGGCGGCACCGATCCGGCCGCCGACTGGGTGACGCCGTTCGAGGAGGCCACCGGCTGCGACGTCACGGTCCGCACGGTCGGCACCGCGCGCGAGGTGCGCGACAAGATCGCGGTCGGCGGCTACGACGGCGGGCTCGTCCCGGCCGAGGTGGCCGGGGAGCTGATCGCCGCGAACGGCGCGGCCCCGCTCAACACCGGCCTCGTGCCCGCGCTGGGCGCCATCGCGCCGGAGCTGCGCGCGCTCGTCACCGAGAAGCCCGCCGAGGACGACGACGAGGACGACGGCAAGAAGCGCAAAGACGTCGTCTACGGGGTGCCGAACGCCTGGGGCGCCGACCTCCTGCTCTACGACCCGCGGGTCGCGGCCCCGACGTCCTGGGGCGAGGTCTTCGCGCCGCAGGAGGCGCACCGGGGCGCCGTGCTGTGGCGGGACACTCCGACGACGCTCGGCCTCGCCGCGCTGTACCTCAAGGAGCGGCGGCCCAAGCTCAAGATCGGCGACCCGTTCTCGCTGACCCGCCCCCAGCTCGACGCCGTCGCCGAAGTGCTGGCCGCCGAGCGCGGGCACGTCAAGACGGTCTGGCGCGACGGCTCCCAGCCCGTCGAGGCCCTCGCGACCGGCGGCGCCGCGCTCGAGATGGCCGACGCGCACACCCTCGACGTCCTGCTCAAGGGCGGCCTGCCGGTCGCCGAGGCCGCGCCGCGCGAGGGCCGCACCGGCTGGGCCAACGCCTGGATGATGAGCGCCACGGCCCGCCACCCGGGCTGCATGTACCGCTGGATGGACTGGGCCACCTCACCCGCGATCCAGCGCGCGATGGCCGAATGGAAGGGCGTCGCCCCCGCCAACCCCGAAGCCTGCGCCACCCTCCGCCCCGGCTTCTGCACCGCCTACCACGTAGGCGACCGCCCCTACCTCAACACCGTCACCTTCGCCCACTCCACCACCCCCGCCTCCTGCGAGGACTGCGCCGACTGGAACACCTGGACCCGAACCTGGTCCACCCTCACCGCCCAACCTTGA
- the gabT gene encoding 4-aminobutyrate--2-oxoglutarate transaminase, whose amino-acid sequence MSEPTNGGPGLPQQRKIVTEIPGPKSRALQERRLKAVPPGVGSTLPVYTVAAGGGVLVDVDGNSLIDFGSGIAVTNVGNAHPEVVRRVQQQVAAFTHTCFMVTPYEPYVEVCERLNALTPGDHEKRTILVNSGAEAVENAVKIARYATKRPAIVVFDHGYHGRTLLTMTLTAKNMPYKEGFGPYAPEVYRVPMAYPYRSTEDGPATAAKVIDQISKQIGAHNVAAVLVEPILGEGGFIEPSPGFLPAIAEFAEDNGILFIADEIQTGFGRTGRLFACEHEGIVPDLITTAKGIAGGLPLAAVTGRAEVMDAVHGGGLGGTYGGNPLACEAALAVFDALDADRITAKAARIGEIMLPALRELAAGDPRIGDVRGRGAMIAIELVKPGTDEPDAALAGAIAKACHAQGLIVLTAGTYGNVLRFLPPLVIPEDLLHEGLDLLAGAIAETR is encoded by the coding sequence ATGAGTGAGCCGACGAACGGCGGGCCGGGCCTGCCGCAGCAGCGCAAGATCGTCACCGAGATCCCCGGTCCGAAGTCGCGGGCCCTCCAGGAGCGCCGACTCAAGGCCGTGCCCCCGGGCGTCGGCTCGACCCTGCCGGTCTACACCGTCGCCGCGGGCGGCGGGGTGCTGGTGGACGTCGACGGCAACAGCCTCATCGACTTCGGCTCCGGCATCGCCGTCACCAACGTCGGCAACGCCCACCCCGAGGTCGTCCGGCGGGTCCAGCAGCAGGTCGCGGCGTTCACCCACACCTGTTTCATGGTCACCCCGTACGAGCCCTACGTCGAGGTGTGCGAGCGGCTGAACGCGCTCACCCCCGGCGACCACGAGAAGCGGACGATCCTCGTCAACTCCGGCGCGGAGGCCGTCGAGAACGCGGTGAAGATCGCCCGGTACGCCACCAAGCGCCCCGCGATCGTGGTGTTCGACCACGGCTACCACGGCCGCACCCTCCTCACCATGACCCTGACGGCCAAGAACATGCCGTACAAGGAAGGTTTCGGCCCGTACGCCCCCGAGGTGTACCGGGTGCCGATGGCCTACCCGTACCGCTCCACCGAGGACGGCCCGGCCACCGCCGCCAAGGTCATCGACCAGATCTCCAAGCAGATCGGCGCGCACAACGTCGCCGCCGTGCTGGTCGAGCCGATCCTGGGCGAGGGCGGCTTCATCGAGCCCTCCCCCGGCTTCCTCCCGGCGATCGCCGAGTTCGCCGAGGACAACGGCATCCTGTTCATCGCCGACGAGATCCAGACGGGCTTCGGCCGCACCGGGCGGCTCTTCGCCTGCGAGCACGAGGGCATCGTCCCCGACCTGATCACCACCGCCAAGGGCATCGCGGGCGGCCTGCCGCTCGCCGCCGTCACCGGCCGGGCCGAGGTCATGGACGCCGTCCATGGAGGCGGCCTCGGCGGCACCTACGGCGGCAACCCGCTGGCCTGCGAGGCCGCCCTCGCCGTCTTCGACGCCCTGGACGCCGATCGGATCACCGCGAAGGCGGCCAGGATCGGCGAGATCATGCTGCCCGCGCTGCGCGAGCTCGCCGCCGGGGACCCCCGGATCGGCGACGTCCGCGGCCGCGGCGCGATGATCGCGATCGAACTGGTCAAGCCCGGCACCGACGAGCCCGACGCGGCCCTCGCCGGCGCGATCGCCAAGGCCTGCCACGCCCAGGGCCTGATCGTGCTCACCGCGGGCACCTACGGCAACGTGCTGCGGTTCCTGCCGCCGCTGGTGATCCCCGAGGACCTGCTCCACGAGGGCCTCGACCTGCTCGCCGGGGCGATCGCCGAGACCCGCTGA
- a CDS encoding PucR family transcriptional regulator, translated as MAPTLAAVAALPSLRLLLRSDASLDVPVRWVAVSELTDPTPFLEGGELVLTTGMRLDDADTYVARLVGRAVAGLGFGVGLGHDRVPESLVGAARRHGLPLLEVPRPTPFVAIGKAVSRMLAAEQYEDVTRAAKAQRELARAALRGPDAVLAVLARVLRGWALLLDPAGEVSHAAPDSARARAAEVAVELPRLASAASLALPGPIVVQPVGLGRRPRAYLAVGTPDQLRPVAHTVVGAAVSLLSLRSETSEHRVREALGGLLLGTPPGFPEEPVRVLLCGPDTADALEGDPAADRCLTVPHGALTAVIAPDAIADRIAALAVAAGPVGVGDPVPLTGAVRSLGQAERARPGEGVRRHSDLPGGVLGQLGDPAREAAAQLLTPLDPVLRASLHAYLAHHGQGDPAARALGIHRHTLRHRMRRAADLLDRDLDDPTARAELWIALTLTDGPTPP; from the coding sequence ATGGCACCGACTCTCGCCGCGGTGGCGGCCCTGCCCTCGCTGCGGCTGCTGCTGCGCTCCGACGCCTCCCTCGACGTCCCGGTCCGCTGGGTCGCGGTCAGTGAACTGACCGATCCGACGCCGTTCCTGGAGGGCGGGGAGCTCGTCCTCACCACGGGGATGCGCCTGGACGACGCCGACACCTACGTGGCCCGGCTCGTCGGGCGGGCCGTCGCGGGGCTCGGGTTCGGGGTGGGTCTCGGGCATGACCGGGTGCCGGAATCCCTGGTGGGGGCGGCTCGACGGCACGGGCTCCCGCTGCTGGAAGTGCCCCGGCCGACCCCGTTCGTCGCCATCGGCAAGGCGGTGTCCCGGATGCTCGCCGCCGAGCAGTACGAGGACGTCACCCGGGCGGCCAAGGCGCAGCGGGAGCTTGCGCGGGCCGCCTTGCGCGGTCCCGACGCGGTGCTGGCCGTCCTCGCCCGGGTGCTGCGGGGCTGGGCGCTGCTCCTCGACCCGGCGGGGGAGGTGAGCCACGCCGCGCCGGATTCGGCCCGCGCGCGGGCCGCGGAAGTGGCCGTGGAACTCCCGAGGCTCGCCAGCGCCGCCAGCCTCGCGCTGCCCGGTCCGATCGTGGTGCAGCCCGTCGGGCTCGGGCGTAGGCCGCGGGCCTACCTCGCGGTCGGGACGCCCGATCAGCTCCGGCCGGTCGCCCACACCGTCGTCGGCGCGGCCGTCTCGCTGCTCAGCCTGCGCTCGGAGACGAGCGAGCACCGGGTGCGCGAAGCACTCGGCGGCCTCCTGCTCGGCACGCCCCCGGGCTTCCCCGAGGAGCCCGTCCGGGTCCTGCTGTGCGGCCCGGACACGGCCGACGCCCTTGAGGGCGACCCGGCCGCCGACCGCTGCCTGACCGTTCCGCACGGCGCGCTCACCGCCGTCATCGCCCCCGACGCCATCGCCGACCGGATCGCCGCCCTGGCCGTCGCGGCGGGTCCGGTCGGGGTGGGCGACCCCGTCCCGCTGACCGGGGCCGTCCGCTCCCTCGGCCAGGCCGAGCGCGCCCGTCCCGGCGAAGGCGTCCGCCGCCACAGCGACCTTCCCGGCGGCGTCCTGGGCCAGCTCGGCGACCCCGCCCGCGAAGCGGCCGCCCAGCTCCTCACCCCCCTCGACCCCGTCCTCCGCGCCTCCCTGCACGCCTACCTCGCCCACCACGGCCAGGGCGATCCCGCCGCCCGCGCCCTCGGCATCCACCGCCACACCCTTCGCCACCGTATGCGCCGCGCCGCCGACCTCCTCGACCGCGACCTCGACGACCCCACGGCCCGCGCCGAACTCTGGATAGCCCTCACCCTCACCGACGGACCGACCCCGCCATAG
- a CDS encoding serine/threonine-protein kinase — MQPGTELSGRYKLTTLLGRGGMGEVWAAEDRDLGRPVAIKIVLAGLQDDAHLNARFTREARTVARLDHPGITAVYDIGHHQGQPYFVMQLLKGTDFKTLLEHHPDGLPVDTAVGLMARVARALAYAHAQGVVHRDIKPANLMELADGGVKICDFGISRQTDTTMTLTAPGSVLGTPAYMAPEQYRGEEPDARTDLYAFGCTLYALLTGGPPFRGPSQHVLLHQHLNETAPPTRSRRPGIPRELDELLQRLLAKDAADRPGSAAEVEAALISIAEGGSRTVPPPGRGSGRAAPDGDSHRSRPRASASDAGDEARAEHRVTEAVPAVSDRPPKAPVARVAIGGLVSAGALSWVLHRIFVDEHLPALAHFGRDLDAWQSALAIPGLLGLAFVVLAVTMSWRRRTLAGLAVAVAAYPGLEVVWRGLPWYLELVVYPCYLFLAFAMVAGVLSEPAGKGADAERR, encoded by the coding sequence GTGCAGCCCGGAACCGAGCTCAGCGGCAGGTACAAGCTGACCACCCTGCTGGGACGCGGCGGCATGGGCGAGGTCTGGGCCGCCGAAGACCGAGACCTCGGCCGCCCGGTGGCGATCAAGATCGTGCTCGCGGGACTCCAGGACGACGCCCATCTGAACGCCCGGTTCACTCGTGAGGCGCGGACCGTCGCCCGGCTCGACCACCCCGGCATCACCGCCGTCTACGACATCGGCCACCACCAGGGGCAGCCGTACTTCGTCATGCAGCTGCTCAAGGGCACCGACTTCAAGACGCTGCTGGAGCACCACCCCGATGGGCTGCCGGTGGACACGGCGGTCGGGCTCATGGCCCGGGTGGCCCGCGCGCTCGCCTACGCGCACGCCCAGGGCGTGGTGCACCGCGACATCAAGCCCGCCAACCTGATGGAGCTCGCCGACGGCGGCGTCAAGATCTGCGACTTCGGGATCTCCCGGCAGACCGACACCACGATGACGCTCACCGCCCCCGGAAGCGTCCTGGGCACGCCCGCGTACATGGCGCCGGAGCAGTACCGAGGGGAGGAACCGGACGCCAGAACCGATCTCTACGCGTTCGGCTGCACCCTGTACGCGCTGCTCACCGGCGGCCCGCCGTTCCGCGGGCCGTCCCAGCACGTCCTGCTGCACCAGCACCTGAACGAGACCGCGCCCCCGACGCGGTCTCGCCGACCGGGCATCCCACGCGAACTCGACGAACTCCTCCAGCGGCTCCTGGCGAAGGACGCCGCGGACCGTCCGGGCTCGGCCGCCGAGGTCGAGGCCGCGCTGATCTCGATCGCGGAAGGCGGCAGCCGCACGGTGCCGCCGCCGGGGCGCGGCTCAGGCCGGGCGGCCCCGGACGGCGATTCGCACCGGTCCCGGCCGAGGGCCTCCGCGTCCGACGCCGGGGACGAGGCGCGGGCGGAACACCGGGTCACCGAGGCCGTGCCCGCGGTCTCGGACCGTCCCCCGAAGGCGCCCGTCGCCCGCGTCGCCATCGGCGGCCTCGTCTCGGCCGGCGCCCTCTCCTGGGTGCTGCACCGGATCTTCGTCGACGAGCACCTTCCGGCCCTGGCTCACTTCGGCCGTGACCTCGACGCGTGGCAGTCGGCCCTGGCCATTCCCGGTCTGCTGGGCCTGGCGTTCGTCGTTCTCGCCGTCACGATGTCATGGAGGCGCAGGACCCTCGCCGGCCTCGCGGTGGCGGTCGCCGCGTATCCGGGGCTGGAGGTCGTGTGGCGAGGGCTTCCGTGGTACCTGGAGCTCGTCGTCTATCCGTGCTACCTCTTCCTCGCCTTCGCGATGGTGGCGGGCGTGCTGAGCGAGCCCGCGGGGAAGGGCGCCGACGCGGAACGTCGGTGA